Proteins from a genomic interval of Megalopta genalis isolate 19385.01 unplaced genomic scaffold, iyMegGena1_principal scaffold0037, whole genome shotgun sequence:
- the kcc gene encoding solute carrier family 12 member kcc isoform X3 — translation MERFRVTPANSAQFAQQQQQDYDPPVNGTQLEHQHLVPRSLGERDGGGTGGDGDPMVGGGNSEKKTGYETNLFLYSDEMEDRPRISTLLNSLSNYSNTIPAATDADAKTPPVQRGARMGTLIGVFLPCIQNIFGVILFIRLTWVVGTAGAVQGFFIVLCCCCVTMLTAISMSAIATNGVVPAGGSYFMISRSLGPEFGGAVGMLFYTGTTLAAAMYIIGAVEIVLTYMAPSLSIFGDFTKDPSIMYNNFRVYGTGLLVVMGIIVFVGVKFVNKFATVALACVILSIIAVYVGLFYNFYGNESLKMCLLGKRLLKDINVLEDCNKNVNGSLYQVYCKNATCDPYYLENNVTIINGIRGLASGVFLENIWDSFQEENQLIAYGSDPKDIDKMAESSFNQIQIDLTTTFTILIGIFFPSVTGIMAGSNRSGDLADAQKSIPIGTICAILTTSTVYLSCVLLFAGTVDNLLLRDKFGQSIGGKLVVANMAWPNQWVILIGSFLSTLGAGLQSLTGAPRLLQAIAKDSIIPFLTPFATSSSRGEPTRALVLTLIICQCGILLGNVDYLAPLLSMFFLMCYGFVNLACALQTLLRTPNWRPRFKYYHWSLSFLGLSLCIAIMFMTSWYYALLAMGMAGCIYKYIEYRGAEKEWGDGIRGLALSAARYSLLRLEEGPPHTKNWRPQILILAKLTDDLVPKYRKLFAFASQLKAGKGLTICVSCIGGDYIQNSGEALAAKQSLRKTIVEEKVKGFVDVLVAKNIVDGLSSLIQTTGLGGMKPNTVILGWPYGWRQSENERTWRVFLQTVRAVAAARMALVVPKGINFFPDSTEKVVGYIDVWWIVHDGGLLMLLPFLLKQHRTWKNCKMRIFTVAQMEDNSIQMKKDLKKFLYDLRIEAEVEIVEMMDSDISAYTYERTLMMEQRNQMLRELRLNRKEALGVVQTLVDFNEVQAIVDHHHNVDVKVPTKVRFQEPGSQEPAQEAEAAKEAEPGDSNQAAGDAKDANDEQSQLIGGSPKQDNRENTEKEAKENEEKEAPEAKKPTITPDEGDVRRMHTSVKLNEVIVNKSHDAQLVILNLPGPPRDTKMERESNYMEFLEVLTEGLERVLMVRGGGREVITIYS, via the exons GCGATGGCGGCGGAACCGGCGGAGATGGCGATCCCATGGTGGGCGGCGGGAATTCCGAGAAGAAGACGGGATACGAGACCAATCTCTTCCTCTACAGT GACGAGATGGAAGATCGCCCTCGAATCTCGACTCTGCTCAACAGTCTGTCGAATTATAGCAACACGATCCCAGCTGCTACCGACGCGGATGCGAAAACGCCGCCTGTGCAGCGCGGCGCGCGGATGGGCACCCTGATCGGCGTCTTTCTGCCGTGTATCCAGAACATCTTCGGTGTAATCCTGTTCATCCGTTTGACGTGGGTGGTTGGCACAGCCGGCGCCGTACAGGGTTTCTTCATTGTGCTCTGTTGTTGCTGTGTG ACCATGCTGACCGCGATCAGTATGAGCGCTATCGCGACGAACGGCGTGGTGCCAGCTGGTGGGTCCTACTTCATGATATCCAGAAGTCTGGGTCCCGAATTCGGCGGTGCTGTGGGCATGTTGTTCTACACGGGCACCACTTTAGCCGCAGCTATGTACATCATCGGCGCGGTAGAGATCGTCCTG ACGTACATGGCGCCCTCGCTAAGCATATTCGGCGACTTCACCAAAGACCCGAGTATCATGTACAACAATTTTCGCGTGTACGGTACGGGCCTGTTGGTGGTGATGGGCATCATCGTGTTCGTGGGCGTGAAGTTCGTCAACAAGTTCGCGACCGTGGCTCTGGCCTGCGTCATCCTGTCGATCATCGCCGTCTACGTGGGACTGTTCTACAACTTCTATGGAAACGAGTCCCTCAA GATGTGCCTCCTCGGGAAACGGTTGCTGAAGGACATCAACGTGCTGGAGGACTGCAACAAGAACGTGAACGGGTCCCTGTACCAGGTCTACTGCAAGAACGCCACCTGCGATCCGTACTATTTGGAGAACAACGTCACCATCATCAACGGCATCCGTGGACTGGCCAGCGGCGTGTTCTTAG AGAACATATGGGACAGCTTCCAAGAGGAGAACCAGTTGATCGCTTACGGAAGCGACCCGAAGGACATTGACAAGATGGCGGAAAGCAGCTTCAATCAGATCCAGATCGACCTCACGACCACGTTCACCATCCTCATCGGTATCTTCTTCCCCTCGGTGACAG GCATCATGGCGGGCTCCAACAGATCCGGCGACCTGGCGGACGCCCAGAAGTCGATACCGATCGGCACGATCTGCGCCATCTTGACAACCTCGACGGTCTATCTCTCGTGCGTGTTGCTGTTCGCCGGCACCGTGGACAATCTGCTGCTGCGCGACAAGTTCGGTCAAAGTATCGGCGGCAAACTGGTGGTGGCCAACATGGCCTGGCCGAACCAATGGGTGATCCTGATCGGTTCGTTCCTGTCGACCCTGGGCGCCGGTCTGCAGTCGCTGACAGGAGCTCCGCGTCTTCTCCAGGCGATCGCCAAGGACAGCATCATCCCGTTTTTGACCCCGTTCGCAACCAGCTCTAGCCGAGGCGAGCCGACCAGGGCCCTGGTGCTCACGCTGATCATCTGCCAATGCGGCATCCTGCTCGGCAACGTCGACTACCTGGCTCCATTGCTGTCCATGTTCTTCCTGATGTGCTACGGGTTCGTGAACCTCGCCTGCGCCTTGCAGACGCTCCTGAGAACGCCCAACTGGCGGCCCAGGTTCAAGTATTACCACTGGAGCCTGTCGTTCCTCGGGCTGTCCCTCTGCATCGCCATCATGTTCATGACCAGCTGGTACTACGCTCTCCTGGCGATGGGCATGGCCGGCTGCATCTACAAGTACATTGAGTACCGCGGCGCTGAGAAGGAATGGGGCGACGGGATACGGGGCCTGGCCCTCTCGGCGGCCCGCTACTCCCTGCTGAGACTCGAGGAGGGTCCCCCGCACACCAAGAACTGGCGGCCGCAGATCCTGATCCTTGCCAAGCTGACCGACGACCTGGTACCCAAGTACCGGAAGCTGTTCGCCTTCGCGAGCCAGCTCAAGGCCGGCAAAGGTCTCACCATCTGCGTCAGCTGCATCGGCGGCGACTACATCCAGAACTCCGGCGAGGCCCTGGCCGCCAAGCAGAGCCTCCGCAAGACCATCGTCGAGGAGAAGGTTAAAGGTTTCGTGGACGTCCTCGTGGCCAAGAATATCGTCGACGGGCTCAGCTCGTTGATTCAGACCACCGGCCTCGGCGGAATGAAGCCCAACACCGTCATTCTCGGCTGGCCTTACGGCTGGAGGCAGTCCGAGAACGAGAGGACCTGGAGAGTCTTCCTGCAGACCGTCAGGGCTGTAGCCGCCGCTAGAATGGCTCTGGTCGTTCCCAAGGGCATCAACTTCTTCCCTGACTCCACGGAGAAGGTCGTCGGTTACATCGACGTCTGGTGGATCGTCCACGACGGCGGTCTTCTGATGCTGTTGCCGTTCCTGCTGAAGCAACACCGCACGTGGAAGAACTGCAAAATGAGGATCTTCACTGTCGCTCAGATGGAGGACAATTCTATCCAGATGAAGAAGGACCTGAAGAAGTTCCTCTACGATCTTAGGATCGAGGCGGAGGTCGAGATCGTGGAAATG ATGGACTCCGATATATCAGCCTACACGTACGAGCGGACCCTGATGATGGAACAGAGGAACCAGATGCTGCGAGAGCTGCGACTGAACAGAAAGGAAGCCCTAGGCGTG GTGCAGACATTGGTGGACTTCAACGAG GTGCAGGCGATCGTCGACCACCACCACAACGTGGACGTGAAGGTGCCGACCAAGGTCAGGTTCCAGGAGCCGGGCAGCCAGGAGCCGGCGCAGGAGGCGGAGGCCGCCAAGGAGGCCGAGCCCGGCGACAGCAACCAGGCGGCCGGGGACGCGAAGGACGCCAACGACGAGCAGTCCCAGCTGATCGGCGGTTCGCCCAAGCAGGATAACAGGGAGAACACGGAGAAGGAGGCGAAGGAGAACGAGGAGAAGGAGGCGCCCGAGGCGAAGAAACCTACCATCACACC TGACGAGGGCGACGTGAGGCGTATGCACACTTCCGTGAAGCTGAACGAAGTGATCGTCAACAAGAGCCATGACGCTCAGTTAGTCATCCTCAATCTGCCTGGGCCGCCGCGGGACACCAAAATGGAACGTGAATCAAACT ACATGGAATTCCTGGAGGTTCTCACCGAGGGTCTGGAGAGGGTGCTGATGGTGCGCGGTGGCGGCCGGGAGGTGATCACCATCTACTCGTGA
- the kcc gene encoding solute carrier family 12 member kcc isoform X1, whose translation MERFRVTPANSAQFAQQQQQDYDPPVNGTQLEHQHLVPRSLGERDGGGTGGDGDPMVGGGNSEKKTGYETNLFLYSDEMEDRPRISTLLNSLSNYSNTIPAATDADAKTPPVQRGARMGTLIGVFLPCIQNIFGVILFIRLTWVVGTAGAVQGFFIVLCCCCVTMLTAISMSAIATNGVVPAGGSYFMISRSLGPEFGGAVGMLFYTGTTLAAAMYIIGAVEIVLTYMAPSLSIFGDFTKDPSIMYNNFRVYGTGLLVVMGIIVFVGVKFVNKFATVALACVILSIIAVYVGLFYNFYGNESLKMCLLGKRLLKDINVLEDCNKNVNGSLYQVYCKNATCDPYYLENNVTIINGIRGLASGVFLENIWDSFQEENQLIAYGSDPKDIDKMAESSFNQIQIDLTTTFTILIGIFFPSVTGIMAGSNRSGDLADAQKSIPIGTICAILTTSTVYLSCVLLFAGTVDNLLLRDKFGQSIGGKLVVANMAWPNQWVILIGSFLSTLGAGLQSLTGAPRLLQAIAKDSIIPFLTPFATSSSRGEPTRALVLTLIICQCGILLGNVDYLAPLLSMFFLMCYGFVNLACALQTLLRTPNWRPRFKYYHWSLSFLGLSLCIAIMFMTSWYYALLAMGMAGCIYKYIEYRGAEKEWGDGIRGLALSAARYSLLRLEEGPPHTKNWRPQILILAKLTDDLVPKYRKLFAFASQLKAGKGLTICVSCIGGDYIQNSGEALAAKQSLRKTIVEEKVKGFVDVLVAKNIVDGLSSLIQTTGLGGMKPNTVILGWPYGWRQSENERTWRVFLQTVRAVAAARMALVVPKGINFFPDSTEKVVGYIDVWWIVHDGGLLMLLPFLLKQHRTWKNCKMRIFTVAQMEDNSIQMKKDLKKFLYDLRIEAEVEIVEMMDSDISAYTYERTLMMEQRNQMLRELRLNRKEALGVVQTLVDFNEVPAEDNLPLVQAIVDHHHNVDVKVPTKVRFQEPGSQEPAQEAEAAKEAEPGDSNQAAGDAKDANDEQSQLIGGSPKQDNRENTEKEAKENEEKEAPEAKKPTITPDEGDVRRMHTSVKLNEVIVNKSHDAQLVILNLPGPPRDTKMERESNYMEFLEVLTEGLERVLMVRGGGREVITIYS comes from the exons GCGATGGCGGCGGAACCGGCGGAGATGGCGATCCCATGGTGGGCGGCGGGAATTCCGAGAAGAAGACGGGATACGAGACCAATCTCTTCCTCTACAGT GACGAGATGGAAGATCGCCCTCGAATCTCGACTCTGCTCAACAGTCTGTCGAATTATAGCAACACGATCCCAGCTGCTACCGACGCGGATGCGAAAACGCCGCCTGTGCAGCGCGGCGCGCGGATGGGCACCCTGATCGGCGTCTTTCTGCCGTGTATCCAGAACATCTTCGGTGTAATCCTGTTCATCCGTTTGACGTGGGTGGTTGGCACAGCCGGCGCCGTACAGGGTTTCTTCATTGTGCTCTGTTGTTGCTGTGTG ACCATGCTGACCGCGATCAGTATGAGCGCTATCGCGACGAACGGCGTGGTGCCAGCTGGTGGGTCCTACTTCATGATATCCAGAAGTCTGGGTCCCGAATTCGGCGGTGCTGTGGGCATGTTGTTCTACACGGGCACCACTTTAGCCGCAGCTATGTACATCATCGGCGCGGTAGAGATCGTCCTG ACGTACATGGCGCCCTCGCTAAGCATATTCGGCGACTTCACCAAAGACCCGAGTATCATGTACAACAATTTTCGCGTGTACGGTACGGGCCTGTTGGTGGTGATGGGCATCATCGTGTTCGTGGGCGTGAAGTTCGTCAACAAGTTCGCGACCGTGGCTCTGGCCTGCGTCATCCTGTCGATCATCGCCGTCTACGTGGGACTGTTCTACAACTTCTATGGAAACGAGTCCCTCAA GATGTGCCTCCTCGGGAAACGGTTGCTGAAGGACATCAACGTGCTGGAGGACTGCAACAAGAACGTGAACGGGTCCCTGTACCAGGTCTACTGCAAGAACGCCACCTGCGATCCGTACTATTTGGAGAACAACGTCACCATCATCAACGGCATCCGTGGACTGGCCAGCGGCGTGTTCTTAG AGAACATATGGGACAGCTTCCAAGAGGAGAACCAGTTGATCGCTTACGGAAGCGACCCGAAGGACATTGACAAGATGGCGGAAAGCAGCTTCAATCAGATCCAGATCGACCTCACGACCACGTTCACCATCCTCATCGGTATCTTCTTCCCCTCGGTGACAG GCATCATGGCGGGCTCCAACAGATCCGGCGACCTGGCGGACGCCCAGAAGTCGATACCGATCGGCACGATCTGCGCCATCTTGACAACCTCGACGGTCTATCTCTCGTGCGTGTTGCTGTTCGCCGGCACCGTGGACAATCTGCTGCTGCGCGACAAGTTCGGTCAAAGTATCGGCGGCAAACTGGTGGTGGCCAACATGGCCTGGCCGAACCAATGGGTGATCCTGATCGGTTCGTTCCTGTCGACCCTGGGCGCCGGTCTGCAGTCGCTGACAGGAGCTCCGCGTCTTCTCCAGGCGATCGCCAAGGACAGCATCATCCCGTTTTTGACCCCGTTCGCAACCAGCTCTAGCCGAGGCGAGCCGACCAGGGCCCTGGTGCTCACGCTGATCATCTGCCAATGCGGCATCCTGCTCGGCAACGTCGACTACCTGGCTCCATTGCTGTCCATGTTCTTCCTGATGTGCTACGGGTTCGTGAACCTCGCCTGCGCCTTGCAGACGCTCCTGAGAACGCCCAACTGGCGGCCCAGGTTCAAGTATTACCACTGGAGCCTGTCGTTCCTCGGGCTGTCCCTCTGCATCGCCATCATGTTCATGACCAGCTGGTACTACGCTCTCCTGGCGATGGGCATGGCCGGCTGCATCTACAAGTACATTGAGTACCGCGGCGCTGAGAAGGAATGGGGCGACGGGATACGGGGCCTGGCCCTCTCGGCGGCCCGCTACTCCCTGCTGAGACTCGAGGAGGGTCCCCCGCACACCAAGAACTGGCGGCCGCAGATCCTGATCCTTGCCAAGCTGACCGACGACCTGGTACCCAAGTACCGGAAGCTGTTCGCCTTCGCGAGCCAGCTCAAGGCCGGCAAAGGTCTCACCATCTGCGTCAGCTGCATCGGCGGCGACTACATCCAGAACTCCGGCGAGGCCCTGGCCGCCAAGCAGAGCCTCCGCAAGACCATCGTCGAGGAGAAGGTTAAAGGTTTCGTGGACGTCCTCGTGGCCAAGAATATCGTCGACGGGCTCAGCTCGTTGATTCAGACCACCGGCCTCGGCGGAATGAAGCCCAACACCGTCATTCTCGGCTGGCCTTACGGCTGGAGGCAGTCCGAGAACGAGAGGACCTGGAGAGTCTTCCTGCAGACCGTCAGGGCTGTAGCCGCCGCTAGAATGGCTCTGGTCGTTCCCAAGGGCATCAACTTCTTCCCTGACTCCACGGAGAAGGTCGTCGGTTACATCGACGTCTGGTGGATCGTCCACGACGGCGGTCTTCTGATGCTGTTGCCGTTCCTGCTGAAGCAACACCGCACGTGGAAGAACTGCAAAATGAGGATCTTCACTGTCGCTCAGATGGAGGACAATTCTATCCAGATGAAGAAGGACCTGAAGAAGTTCCTCTACGATCTTAGGATCGAGGCGGAGGTCGAGATCGTGGAAATG ATGGACTCCGATATATCAGCCTACACGTACGAGCGGACCCTGATGATGGAACAGAGGAACCAGATGCTGCGAGAGCTGCGACTGAACAGAAAGGAAGCCCTAGGCGTG GTGCAGACATTGGTGGACTTCAACGAGGTACCCGCCGAAGACAATTTACCTCTG GTGCAGGCGATCGTCGACCACCACCACAACGTGGACGTGAAGGTGCCGACCAAGGTCAGGTTCCAGGAGCCGGGCAGCCAGGAGCCGGCGCAGGAGGCGGAGGCCGCCAAGGAGGCCGAGCCCGGCGACAGCAACCAGGCGGCCGGGGACGCGAAGGACGCCAACGACGAGCAGTCCCAGCTGATCGGCGGTTCGCCCAAGCAGGATAACAGGGAGAACACGGAGAAGGAGGCGAAGGAGAACGAGGAGAAGGAGGCGCCCGAGGCGAAGAAACCTACCATCACACC TGACGAGGGCGACGTGAGGCGTATGCACACTTCCGTGAAGCTGAACGAAGTGATCGTCAACAAGAGCCATGACGCTCAGTTAGTCATCCTCAATCTGCCTGGGCCGCCGCGGGACACCAAAATGGAACGTGAATCAAACT ACATGGAATTCCTGGAGGTTCTCACCGAGGGTCTGGAGAGGGTGCTGATGGTGCGCGGTGGCGGCCGGGAGGTGATCACCATCTACTCGTGA
- the kcc gene encoding solute carrier family 12 member kcc isoform X7, with protein sequence MSNSGAIPLILVKTEQLVEGDGGGTGGDGDPMVGGGNSEKKTGYETNLFLYSDEMEDRPRISTLLNSLSNYSNTIPAATDADAKTPPVQRGARMGTLIGVFLPCIQNIFGVILFIRLTWVVGTAGAVQGFFIVLCCCCVTMLTAISMSAIATNGVVPAGGSYFMISRSLGPEFGGAVGMLFYTGTTLAAAMYIIGAVEIVLTYMAPSLSIFGDFTKDPSIMYNNFRVYGTGLLVVMGIIVFVGVKFVNKFATVALACVILSIIAVYVGLFYNFYGNESLKMCLLGKRLLKDINVLEDCNKNVNGSLYQVYCKNATCDPYYLENNVTIINGIRGLASGVFLENIWDSFQEENQLIAYGSDPKDIDKMAESSFNQIQIDLTTTFTILIGIFFPSVTGIMAGSNRSGDLADAQKSIPIGTICAILTTSTVYLSCVLLFAGTVDNLLLRDKFGQSIGGKLVVANMAWPNQWVILIGSFLSTLGAGLQSLTGAPRLLQAIAKDSIIPFLTPFATSSSRGEPTRALVLTLIICQCGILLGNVDYLAPLLSMFFLMCYGFVNLACALQTLLRTPNWRPRFKYYHWSLSFLGLSLCIAIMFMTSWYYALLAMGMAGCIYKYIEYRGAEKEWGDGIRGLALSAARYSLLRLEEGPPHTKNWRPQILILAKLTDDLVPKYRKLFAFASQLKAGKGLTICVSCIGGDYIQNSGEALAAKQSLRKTIVEEKVKGFVDVLVAKNIVDGLSSLIQTTGLGGMKPNTVILGWPYGWRQSENERTWRVFLQTVRAVAAARMALVVPKGINFFPDSTEKVVGYIDVWWIVHDGGLLMLLPFLLKQHRTWKNCKMRIFTVAQMEDNSIQMKKDLKKFLYDLRIEAEVEIVEMMDSDISAYTYERTLMMEQRNQMLRELRLNRKEALGVVQTLVDFNEVPAEDNLPLVQAIVDHHHNVDVKVPTKVRFQEPGSQEPAQEAEAAKEAEPGDSNQAAGDAKDANDEQSQLIGGSPKQDNRENTEKEAKENEEKEAPEAKKPTITPDEGDVRRMHTSVKLNEVIVNKSHDAQLVILNLPGPPRDTKMERESNYMEFLEVLTEGLERVLMVRGGGREVITIYS encoded by the exons GCGATGGCGGCGGAACCGGCGGAGATGGCGATCCCATGGTGGGCGGCGGGAATTCCGAGAAGAAGACGGGATACGAGACCAATCTCTTCCTCTACAGT GACGAGATGGAAGATCGCCCTCGAATCTCGACTCTGCTCAACAGTCTGTCGAATTATAGCAACACGATCCCAGCTGCTACCGACGCGGATGCGAAAACGCCGCCTGTGCAGCGCGGCGCGCGGATGGGCACCCTGATCGGCGTCTTTCTGCCGTGTATCCAGAACATCTTCGGTGTAATCCTGTTCATCCGTTTGACGTGGGTGGTTGGCACAGCCGGCGCCGTACAGGGTTTCTTCATTGTGCTCTGTTGTTGCTGTGTG ACCATGCTGACCGCGATCAGTATGAGCGCTATCGCGACGAACGGCGTGGTGCCAGCTGGTGGGTCCTACTTCATGATATCCAGAAGTCTGGGTCCCGAATTCGGCGGTGCTGTGGGCATGTTGTTCTACACGGGCACCACTTTAGCCGCAGCTATGTACATCATCGGCGCGGTAGAGATCGTCCTG ACGTACATGGCGCCCTCGCTAAGCATATTCGGCGACTTCACCAAAGACCCGAGTATCATGTACAACAATTTTCGCGTGTACGGTACGGGCCTGTTGGTGGTGATGGGCATCATCGTGTTCGTGGGCGTGAAGTTCGTCAACAAGTTCGCGACCGTGGCTCTGGCCTGCGTCATCCTGTCGATCATCGCCGTCTACGTGGGACTGTTCTACAACTTCTATGGAAACGAGTCCCTCAA GATGTGCCTCCTCGGGAAACGGTTGCTGAAGGACATCAACGTGCTGGAGGACTGCAACAAGAACGTGAACGGGTCCCTGTACCAGGTCTACTGCAAGAACGCCACCTGCGATCCGTACTATTTGGAGAACAACGTCACCATCATCAACGGCATCCGTGGACTGGCCAGCGGCGTGTTCTTAG AGAACATATGGGACAGCTTCCAAGAGGAGAACCAGTTGATCGCTTACGGAAGCGACCCGAAGGACATTGACAAGATGGCGGAAAGCAGCTTCAATCAGATCCAGATCGACCTCACGACCACGTTCACCATCCTCATCGGTATCTTCTTCCCCTCGGTGACAG GCATCATGGCGGGCTCCAACAGATCCGGCGACCTGGCGGACGCCCAGAAGTCGATACCGATCGGCACGATCTGCGCCATCTTGACAACCTCGACGGTCTATCTCTCGTGCGTGTTGCTGTTCGCCGGCACCGTGGACAATCTGCTGCTGCGCGACAAGTTCGGTCAAAGTATCGGCGGCAAACTGGTGGTGGCCAACATGGCCTGGCCGAACCAATGGGTGATCCTGATCGGTTCGTTCCTGTCGACCCTGGGCGCCGGTCTGCAGTCGCTGACAGGAGCTCCGCGTCTTCTCCAGGCGATCGCCAAGGACAGCATCATCCCGTTTTTGACCCCGTTCGCAACCAGCTCTAGCCGAGGCGAGCCGACCAGGGCCCTGGTGCTCACGCTGATCATCTGCCAATGCGGCATCCTGCTCGGCAACGTCGACTACCTGGCTCCATTGCTGTCCATGTTCTTCCTGATGTGCTACGGGTTCGTGAACCTCGCCTGCGCCTTGCAGACGCTCCTGAGAACGCCCAACTGGCGGCCCAGGTTCAAGTATTACCACTGGAGCCTGTCGTTCCTCGGGCTGTCCCTCTGCATCGCCATCATGTTCATGACCAGCTGGTACTACGCTCTCCTGGCGATGGGCATGGCCGGCTGCATCTACAAGTACATTGAGTACCGCGGCGCTGAGAAGGAATGGGGCGACGGGATACGGGGCCTGGCCCTCTCGGCGGCCCGCTACTCCCTGCTGAGACTCGAGGAGGGTCCCCCGCACACCAAGAACTGGCGGCCGCAGATCCTGATCCTTGCCAAGCTGACCGACGACCTGGTACCCAAGTACCGGAAGCTGTTCGCCTTCGCGAGCCAGCTCAAGGCCGGCAAAGGTCTCACCATCTGCGTCAGCTGCATCGGCGGCGACTACATCCAGAACTCCGGCGAGGCCCTGGCCGCCAAGCAGAGCCTCCGCAAGACCATCGTCGAGGAGAAGGTTAAAGGTTTCGTGGACGTCCTCGTGGCCAAGAATATCGTCGACGGGCTCAGCTCGTTGATTCAGACCACCGGCCTCGGCGGAATGAAGCCCAACACCGTCATTCTCGGCTGGCCTTACGGCTGGAGGCAGTCCGAGAACGAGAGGACCTGGAGAGTCTTCCTGCAGACCGTCAGGGCTGTAGCCGCCGCTAGAATGGCTCTGGTCGTTCCCAAGGGCATCAACTTCTTCCCTGACTCCACGGAGAAGGTCGTCGGTTACATCGACGTCTGGTGGATCGTCCACGACGGCGGTCTTCTGATGCTGTTGCCGTTCCTGCTGAAGCAACACCGCACGTGGAAGAACTGCAAAATGAGGATCTTCACTGTCGCTCAGATGGAGGACAATTCTATCCAGATGAAGAAGGACCTGAAGAAGTTCCTCTACGATCTTAGGATCGAGGCGGAGGTCGAGATCGTGGAAATG ATGGACTCCGATATATCAGCCTACACGTACGAGCGGACCCTGATGATGGAACAGAGGAACCAGATGCTGCGAGAGCTGCGACTGAACAGAAAGGAAGCCCTAGGCGTG GTGCAGACATTGGTGGACTTCAACGAGGTACCCGCCGAAGACAATTTACCTCTG GTGCAGGCGATCGTCGACCACCACCACAACGTGGACGTGAAGGTGCCGACCAAGGTCAGGTTCCAGGAGCCGGGCAGCCAGGAGCCGGCGCAGGAGGCGGAGGCCGCCAAGGAGGCCGAGCCCGGCGACAGCAACCAGGCGGCCGGGGACGCGAAGGACGCCAACGACGAGCAGTCCCAGCTGATCGGCGGTTCGCCCAAGCAGGATAACAGGGAGAACACGGAGAAGGAGGCGAAGGAGAACGAGGAGAAGGAGGCGCCCGAGGCGAAGAAACCTACCATCACACC TGACGAGGGCGACGTGAGGCGTATGCACACTTCCGTGAAGCTGAACGAAGTGATCGTCAACAAGAGCCATGACGCTCAGTTAGTCATCCTCAATCTGCCTGGGCCGCCGCGGGACACCAAAATGGAACGTGAATCAAACT ACATGGAATTCCTGGAGGTTCTCACCGAGGGTCTGGAGAGGGTGCTGATGGTGCGCGGTGGCGGCCGGGAGGTGATCACCATCTACTCGTGA